CCCTTCGAAGAAGAACTGACGAATGCCATGAACCGATTCGCGGACTCCGCCGAGACCCGGAGTTCGACGTGCCGCAGATCCTGCGCCGCACCTGTCGCCGCCGGACCGTCGCCGCCGCCGTCGTCGCCACCGCCCTCACGCGGCGGGCAGGGGTCGGTCCTGGCCACCTCGGTCGCGAGCAACAGCAGCGGTTCGCCCTCGACGGCCACCGGCACGGCCACCAGGAGCGACGCCACCACCCTGCTGTACGACGAGAACCCGAACGTCCCGGCCGATATGGCGGACCGGCCCCTGGACTGCGCCAAGTCGTACCTGGAGAAGGCCACCAGGGACTGCAAGCCGGGCTCGGTGATCGGGGTGTCCCGCGCGCCCCGAAGATCGTCCACAACGGCGACCCGGTCAGCCTCGTCGTCCGCGCAGGCTGAACCGACCTCTGAACGACGCCCGCCCTGCGCCCATCAGTGCCCCGCGCAGGCCCAGGCGGGACGCGGACGTGGCGCCGCGAGGCACCCTCGGTGTTCCCGTTCGGCCACCGATTCGAGCGCCAGGAGGATGGTATTCCGATTTGGCGTGTCGCGGGCACTTCATCACACTTCGGGGAAACCTCGCCCAGGGCGGTCGATAACAGACGAAAACGGGAAATCGAGGCTAAAGTGACCATCGCCCTCGCGTATTGCGAGAGCATCAAGTCCTTTTCTTCCGAGGGGTATCCCGTTGATGCCGGTCAAGAACTACCGGACACTTCACGGCATTCGTGGTGTCGCGGCCCTGTGCATTGTAGCCGTGCATTCCCCACGACTGTTCGGGGTGATGCCGGAATTCTTGGGTTTGGCTGTCGATCTCTTCTTCGTACTCAGTGGCTTTGTGCTTGCTCATGCCTATGAGGATCGTTTCCGTCAGGGGATGACCCCTCTGACGTTCCTTCGTCAGCGCTGGGTGCGACTGTGTCCGCTGTACGCCGTGGGGCTCCTCCTGGGGATCGTCCGCCAGGCGATGTGGCTGTACGACTCACCCACGGTGGCGTGGACCTGGAGCGATCTGCTCATTGCGCTTCCGTTTGCCGTGTTCATGCTGCCGGCACCGCTGTCGCCTGCCTTTCCCTTCAATGCCCCGATGTGGTCGATCTTCTTCGAACTCCTGGCGAATCTGGTGTGGGCGGTTTTCTGGCGCCCGCTTCAGTCCGTCAAAGTCCTCGCAGGCGCGGTTGTGGTGTGCGGCGGATTCTATTCATGGGCGCTGATGTACTGGGAAACCCCTGGCCTGGGTGTGGCGTGGGTCAACTTTCCCGGAGGGCTCGCCCGGGTGGGTTACTCCTTCGCCGTCGGCCTATTGATCTACCGCCTGCGGGACAAGGTGCGTACGCCCCGGATTCCGCCGCTGGTCTTGATGGGCGTACTGCCTGTGATGGCGTTCTTCAGGCCTGGCCTGATCGGGGCGCTCCTGTCTGTGCTGTTCGTGTTCCCGCTTGTCGTCCTGCTTGGTGCGAGGAGCGAGCCACGATCCGGCACCCAACGCGTGTACGAATCGCTGGGCAAGGCGTCCTACTGCGTGTATGTGCTGCATCACCCGCTGGCAGTCCTTCTTTACGCTGTCGTCCTGCAAGTCTCCGGACAGCGGTTGGAATCATTTGCCCCGTGGGGCGGATTCGTGTTCATGGCCATGCTGGTGACAGGGGGCCTTGTCCTGACCGATAAGTACGAGACGCCGGCACGACGGTGGCTGACGCGCCGCCCGAAGGTGAAGGGTAGGGAGCCCCTGCCTGCTCCGGGTCACGTCGCCCTGCCAGGAGGGCGCGCGGCAGAGGACGATGGTGTCGCCGACTCGGCGCCGCACGGAGCGCGGCCCCACCCGGGCCCGTAAGGGCCGCTCCTGGTTCATGAGTACACGAGGGCACGACAGAGCCCCTGGGCTCGCCAGGGGCTCTCTACGGGTGTCGCTATGGGTTTCGCCGCCGGGTCAGCTCAGGCCCGGTCCTCGCACCGGGATCGACGTGAACGTCGGCGCAGGCGCGGGATCTTGGAAGAAGTCGTTGCCCTTGTCGTCGACGACGATGAACGCCGGGAAGTCCTCGACCTCGATCTTCCAGACCGCCTCCATGCCGAGCTCCTCGTACTCGACGACCTCGACCTTCTTGATGCAGTCCTGGGCGAGCCGGGCGGCCGGGCCGCCGATGGAGCCGAGGTAGAAGCCGCCGTGCGCATCACACGCGTCGGTGACCTGCTTGCTGCGGTTGCCCTTGGCCAGCATCACCTTGGATCCGCCCGCCGCCTGGAACTGCTCGACGTAGGAGTCCATGCGGCCGGCCGTCGTCGGGCCGAAGGAACCGGACGCGTAACCCTCGGGCGTCTTCGCCGGACCCGCGTAGTACACCGGGTGGTCCTTCAGGTACTGCGGCATCTCCTCGCCCGCGTCAAGACGCTCCTTGATCTTGGCGTGCGCGATGTCACGCGCGACCACGAGCGGACCGGTCAGCGAAAGCCGCGTCTTCACCGGGTACTTGGTGAGCTCCGCGAGGATGTCGTCCATCGGCTGGTTGAGGTCGATCTTGACGACGTCACCGTCGGACTCGAGGTGCTCGTCCGTCGTCTCGGGCAGGAACCGCGCCGGGTCCGTCTCCAGCTGCTCCAGGAACACCCCCTCCGCGGTGATCTTCCGCCACGGCCTGGCGATCGGCCGAGCAGGACACGGCGATGGCGACCGGGCAGGACGCGCCGTGCCGGGGCAGTCGTACGACACGCACGTCGTGGCAGAAGTACTTGCCGCCGAACTGCGCCCCGATCCCGATCTTCTGCGTCAGCTCGAAGACCTTCTCCTCCAGCTCCTTGTCCCGGAAACCGTGCCCGAGCTCCGAGCCCTCGGCCGGAATCTCGTCCAGGTAGTGCGCGGAGGCGTACTTGGCGGTCTTCAGCGCGTACTCGGCCGACGTACCGCCCACGACGATCGCCAGGTGGTACGGCGGACAGGCGGCCGTACCGAGCGAACGGATCTTCTCCTCCAGGAACTTCATCATGGAGGCCTCGTTCAGGACGGCCTTCGTCTCCTGGTAGAGGAACGACTTGTTGGCCGAACCGCCGCCCTTGGCCATGAACAGGAACTTGTACGCGCCGCCGTCGGTGGCGTACAGCTCGATCTGCGCGGGGAGGTTGGAACCGGTGTTCTTCTCGTCCCACATGGTCAGCGGGGCCATCTGCGAGTAGCGCAGGTTGAGGTTCAGATACGCGTCGTAGATGCCCTTCGACAGCGCCTCCTCGTCACCGCCCGCCGTCAGCACGTTCTGGCCGCGCTTGCCCATGACGATCGCGGTGCCGGTGTCCTGGCACATCGGGAGGACGCCCGCCGCCGCGATGTTCGCGTTCTTCAGCAGGTCCAGGGCCACGAACTTGTCGTTGCTCGACGCCTCGGGGTCGTCGATGATCCGCCGCAGCTGAGCGAGGTGCGCGGGCCGCAGGTAGTGCTGGATGTCGTGGATGGCCTCCGTGGCGAGCTTGCGCAGCGCCTCCGGCTCCACCTTGAGGAAGGTCCGCCCGTCGGCCTCGAAGGTGGAGACACCCTCGGAGGTCACCAGCCGGTAGGGGGTGGTGTCCTCTCCCATGGGGAGCAGATCCGTATACGCGAACTCAGGCATCTCAGCCCATTCCTCACTCGAAAGACGGCCACCCACCTCCGTTGGCGGGCCTCACCAGCGTAGAACCTGTCCAGGGGCGGGAGCTTGTGAGGTAAGGCTCAGTCGGTTCGCCGAGAGTTGCCCACAGGTCTAGTCGCGATCTATCGCGTTTCGGTACGCTGCTGCCGTGGACCTTCAGAAGCCCGACCTTCAGAAACACGCGGACCCCGCACACGCGGTGGCCGACCTGCGTGCCTCGGACGCCGACCGCGACCGTATCGCCGACATCCTGCGCGAGGCCCTCGCCGAGGGCCGCCTCACCGCGGACGAGCACGCGGAGCGGGTCGAGGGGGTGCTGAGCGCCAAGACGGTGGGCGAGCTGGAGGTCTTCATACGGGACCTGCCGGCGGCTCACGAGCGCCGTGCCGCCCCGGCCTGGACCCCGGCCCCGAACCGCCCGACCGACGCGATACCCCACGACCCGGACGACAACGTGGTGGCGGTCCTGAGTGCCGCCGTCCGCAAGGGCCGCTGGCGCGCGGGCCGTCGTATCCACGCCTACGCGATCTTCGGCAGCGTGGAGATCGACCTCAGTGAGGCGATCTTCGAGTACCGCCAGGTCGTGATCAAGGCGTTCTCGCTCTGCGGCAGCGTCGAGGTGCGCGTCCCCGAGAACATCTCGCTGCGCGGCACGGGAGTCGGTGTCCTCGGCGACTTCCAGGTGGACACGCTCGACTCGGCCGAGCAGGACGCGCCCGTGGTGTACGTCGACGGCTGGGCGGTCCTCGGCAGTGTCGACGCGAAGCCGAAGCGGGGCAGGCTCGTCGCGGACATCCTCGACCGGGTTCAGCGCGCGGTCGATCGCAAGGTCGACAAGAGTTTGCGCAAACACCCGGATCATTGACGGGTGTGAATCCGGACGCGTCCAAGGCGAACGGATCCGCCCGTGGTGGGCTCCCGGAAGCGCACGCGACCGCCCGCGATCCAGCGGTTCGGGACTCAGTGCATAGGCGCGCGCACAGCGGGTAGGGCTTGCTGCATCGTCTCTCGCTCGCGAAGCCGTCGTCAGGAGTAGACCGTGCTGCAACCGCCGCATTCGTCCCTGCAGGTAGCTGCCGTTCCGGCCCAGCGGGTGCCAGTGCGGGACAGGGACCAAGACGCTCCATGGCACACCGAGGCGGTGTGCCGGCGCGACGAGGCCGGCCTGTTCTTCGCCCCGTCCAAGGAACCCACCGCCGCCAGGCTCTCCCGCGAGGAGGCCGCGAAGCGCGTCTGCGCCCGCTGTCCCGTCATGGTCGAGTGCCGCGAACACGCTCTGCTCCAACCCGAGCCCTACGGCGTCTGGGGCGGCCTCACCGCAGCGGAACGCCGGGTGGTCCTGGCCCGCAGGCGCCGCCGCGACCTGGAACTGCAGAAGGCGGCGAGGGCGGCGCGCATAGCCCAGGCGGGCTGAGGACAAGGACAAGAGGAGAAGGCGCCCCCTCCGCACTGGGGGCGCCTTCTCGCGAGGGGCGACCGGACTCCCTCAGCGGCGCGGGGAACTGCGCGAGAAGCCCCGCGCAGCCGCACCCGCCGATGCTCCGAAGCCCGCGAGCTGTGGGGCGCTATTTCGCGCGGTCGAAGTCGATCGCGCTGTAGGCCCGCAGCTTGCTGAGCCGGTGCTCGGAGTCGATCCGCCGAACCGTCCCCGACTTCGACCGCATCACGATCGAGTCGGTCGTCGCGGTCTCCGACCGGTACCGCACACCACGCAGCAGCTCACCGTCGGTGATCCCGGTGGCCACGAAGAACACGTTCTCCCCGGACACCAGGTCGTCGGTCATGAGCACCCGGTCCAGATCGTGCCCGGCATCGATCGCCCGCGCCCGCTCCTCGTCGTCCTTCGGCCACAGCTTGCCCTGGATCGTCCCCCCGAGGCACTTGACGGCACAGGCCGAGATGATCCCCTCGGGCGTACCGCCGATGCCCAGCAGCATGTCGACGCCGGTGCCTTCGCGCAGCGCGTAGATCGATCCCGCCACGTCACCGTCGGAGATCAGCTTGATCCGCGCCCCGGCCTCCCGGATCTCCTTGATGATCCCTTCGTGCCGGGGCCGGTCGAGGATGACCACGGTCACGTCCTCCGGAGTGGACCGCTTGGCCTTGGCGACCCGCCGGATGTTCACGGAGACCGGCGCGTTGATGTCGACGAAGTCCGCGGCTTCGGGACCGGTGACCAGTTTGTCCATGTAGAACACGGCGGACGGGTCGAACATCGACCCACGGTCCGCCGCGGCCAGCACGGCGATCGCGTTCGGCATGCCCTTGGCGGTCAGCGTCGTCCCGTCGATCGGATCGACGGCGATGTCGCACTCGGGCCCGGTCCCGTCACCCACGCGCTCTCCGTTGAAGAGCATCGGGGCCTCGTCCTTCTCGCCCTCGCCGATGACGACCACGCCGTTCATCGACACGGTGGAGACGAGGGACCGCATGGCACGCACCGCGGCGCCGTCGGCGCCGTTCTTCTCGCCGCGGCCCACCCAGCGGCCCGCGGCCATCGCGGCGGCTTCGGTCACCCGGACGAGTTCCAGGGCGAGGTTGCGGTCGGGGGCCTCTGAGGGGACCTCGAGTTCGGACGGCAGATGATGATGCTCGGTCATCGGAGCGCACCTTTCTGATACGACGACGGCCGGATGAGGGTTCGACCGTCGACTCTATCCTCAGTCCGACAAAATGAGCAGGGGACCCCACGGATGAGCGGACCGGGCACCTGCGACGATAGGGGGCGTGGCAGGTTCGAACGGCAAGCAGAAGACGGTCCGGGACATGATTCTCTCCCTGGGCCTGATCGGGATCGCGGCGGCGGTCATCTACGTGTTCATCCCGCACGACGACTCCGCTCCCGACATCAAGACGGTCGACTACCGCGTCGAGCTGCTCACGGCCCGCCGCGCGGCCTCCTACCCCGTGGCCGCGCCCCAGGGCCTGCCGGCCGGCTGGAAGGCGACCTCGGTGCGCTTCCAGGGCGACCAGTTCGACGCCTGGCACCTCGGCTTCCACGCCCCTGGTGGTCAGTACGTGCAGATCGAACAGTCGACTCAGAAGCCGTCGACGTTCATCGACGAGGCGAGCCAGGGCGGCGAGGCGACCAAGCAGACCCAGCAGATCGCGGGCCGCACCTGGACGCGGTACACGGGCGGCCGCTACGACGCCCTCGTGCACACCGGCGACGGGGCGACGACGGTGGTCGCGGGCACGGGATCGTTCGCCCAGCTGGCCGAGATGGCGAAGTCGCTCAAGACGGCGTGAGAGCGCACGAGAGGGCCCGGCCGCCTGGCAGCCGGGCCCTCTCGACGTGTGTCAGCCGTCTCAGACGGTGGTGACGACCTCGTCGTACGGCAGGCGCGGGGAGCGCGGGAACCAGGCGTCCTCGCCCGGCTTGCCGATGTTGACGACCATCAGCGGGGTGTGGTCGTCGTCCAGGAACTCCTTGCGGACGCCCTCGAAGTCCAGACCGGTCATCGGACCGGCGGCGAGGCCCGCGGCACGGATGCCGATGATGAAGTACGCGGCCTGCAGGGCGGCATTCAGCCCGGCGGCACCCTCGCGGGCGGGGCGCTCGCTGAAGAAGACGTCCTTGGCCTGCGGGAAGTGCGGGAAGAGGTCCGGCAGCTCCTCGTGGAACTCGTTGTCCGCGGAGAGGATCGCGACCAGCGGGGCCGTGGAGGTCTTGGGCTGGTTGCCCTCGGCCATGTGCTGGACCAGGCGCTCGCGGGCCTCGGCGGAGCGGACCAGGGTGATGCGCAGCGGGCTCTGGTTGAAGGCGGTCGGGCCGTACTTGACCAGGTCGTAGATGGCCTGGACCTGCTCGTCGGTCACCGGCTCGTCAGTGAAGGTGTTCGCGGTACGGGCCTCGCGGAACAGCAGGTCCTGGGCGGCGGGGTCAAGAACGAGAGACATGGGGGAACCTTCTCGGGTGGCGTCGACCCCGGAAACGGACCGGGGACCGGTTGACGATCCCGACGGTACGCGACTGAAGTTCAACATTCAACAAAAACCGGGGCGTGGTGATCCGCTTCACAGCTCACCCCCAGATCTCCTACTCGGCGTCGCCCTCGGCCCCGGCCTCTTCCTCCTCGGCCAGCGCCGCGTCCAGCCGTGCCCGCGCCCCGTCCAGCCAGCGCCGGCACACCTTGGCCAGCTCCTCGCCCCGTTCCCAGAGCGCGAGGGACTCCTCGAGCGTCGTACCGCCCGCCTCCAGCCGCCGTACGACCTCGATCAGCTCGTCCCGTGCCTGCTCGTACCCGAGCGCCTCTTCCGCCACCTTGCTGGTCATCCGCCCACCCTATGCATCGACTCGGACAACGAACTCACCCTCGGCGACCCGCGCCCGCAGGGTCTCCTCCGCCGTCACCTCGTCCGGCGCCCGCACCACATGCCCGTCGGCCTTCTGGAGCACGGCGTACCCGCGCTGGAGGGTGGCGGCAGGGGAGAGCGCCACCACGCGCGCGTGCGTGTGCGTCAGTTCGGAGTCGGCGCGGTCCAGCAGATGGCCCAGGGTGCGGCGGCCGCGGTCGACCAGGGAGGACACATGGTCGGCGCGCTCGTCGATCATCCGGTGCGGATCCTCTATCGACGGCCGCGCGAGGGCCTGCGCGAGGCCCCGCTCCTCCCGCTGGAGGAAGGACTCGACACACCGCCGCGCGCGGTCCTGCAGCGCCCGCACCCGCTCGTACTCCTCACCCACATCCGGTACGACCTTCTTGGCCGCGTCCGTGGGCGTGGAGGCCCGCAGGTCGGCGACGTAGTCGAGCAGCGGGGTGTCCGGCTCGTGCCCGATCGCCGACACCACCGGCGTACGACAGGACGCGACCGCCCGCACCAACTGCTCGTCGGAGAACGGCAGCAGATCCTCCACGCTGCCCCCGCCGCGCGCCACGATGATCACGTCCACGTCGTCCAGCGCGTCGAGTTCCTTGACCGCCTGGACGACCTGGGGGACGGCGTGCACGCCCTGCACCGGGACGTTGCGCACCTCGAAACGGACGGCCGGCCAGCGGTGCCGCGCGTTCTCCAGGACGTCCCGCTCGGCGGCCGAGGCCCGGCCGCAGACCAACCCGATGAGCTGCGGCAGGAACGGCAACGGCTTCTTGCGCTCCGGCGCGAACAACCCCTCCGCGGCGAGGGACTTCTTCAACTGCTCCAGCCGGGCCAGCAGCTCACCGACCCCGACCGGCCTTATCTCGGCGGCCCGCAGCGAGAGCTGGCCCCGCGGCGCGTACCACTCCGGCTTCGCCAGTACGACGACCCGCGCGCCCTCGCTGACGACATCGGAGATCTCGTCGAAGACCTGGCGGAAGCAGGTGACGCTCACCGAGATGTCGTACGACGGATCGCGCAGCGTGAGGAAGACGACGCCCGCGCCCGGGCGCCGGGAAAGCTGGGTGATCTGGCCCTCGACCCACACGGCACCGAGGCGGTCGATCCAGCCGCCGATCAGGCGCGACACCTCGCCGACGGGCAGGGGTGCTTCGGGAGTCGAGTTCACAGCCATGCCGCGAGCGTAACGGTCCGGTACGACAACGCACCGTCACCGGCCGTCACTGCTCGGCTGGTTCCGGCCTCCTTCGTTGCCCCGCCGACACCAGCAGCCCCACGACCAACCACACCGCGCCCACCACCTGTGCCGCCTCCGACGCCTCCACGATCACGGCCAAGGGTGCCGTAGACGCCGACCGGCGCCATGGGGGCGATGAACAGCAGCCCGTAGACCACGAGGTCCGGGAAGCCCAGGCTGCGCCGCAGGTCGCCGCGTCCCTCCTCGGTCGTACGGTCCGCCGTGCCGGTACCGGACATGGTGCCTCCGCCTGTGTCTCGCCCGCCCCGCCCCTCACATCTCCGGGTCAGTCTTCCCGGGAAGGTCACGAGCACGCGATCTTTGACCGCCGGACGCGGCCTTACGATGGGACGCATGACTGCTTCGCCTGGCCGCCGTGTCCTGCTCGCCGCCCCCCGTGGCTACTGCGCGGGTGTGGACCGCGCCGTGATCGCCGTCGAGAAAGCCCTGGAGCAGTACGGCGCTCCGGTGTACGTCCGGCACGAGATCGTCCACAACAAGTACGTCGTACAGACCCTGGAGAAGAAGGGCGCCGTCTTCGTCGAACGGACGGAGGAGGTCCCGCCGGGCAACATCGTCATGTTCTCGGCCCACGGCGTCGCCCCTGTGGTCCACGAGGAGGCCGCGCGCGGCAAGCTCGCCACCATCGACGCGACCTGCCCGCTGGTCACCAAGGTCCACAAGGAAGCTGTCCGCTTCGCCAATGAGGACTACGACATCCTCCTGATCGGCCACGAGGGCCACGAGGAGGTCATCGGCACCTCCGGCGAGGCCCCCGACCACATCACGCTGGTCGACGGCCCCTCGGACGTCGCCAAGGTCGAGGTCCGCGACGAGTCGAAGGTCGTGTGGCTCTCCCAGACCACGCTGTCCGTCGACGAGACGATGGAGACCGTCGACGCCCTCAAGGAGAAGTTCCCGCAGCTCATCTCCCCGCCCAGCGACGACATCTGCTACGCCACGCAGAACCGTCAGCTCGCGGTGAAGCAGATGGGTGCCGAGGCCGAGCTGGTCATCGTGGTCGGTTCCCGCAACTCCTCCAACTCCAAGCGGCTCGTCGAGGTCGCCAAGCTGGCCGGCTCCCGCGAGGCCTACCTCGTGGACTACGCGAGCGAGATCGAGGAGGCCTGGCTGGAGGGCGTGACCACGGTCGGCGTGACCTCGGGTGCCTCGGTGCCGGAGGTACTCGTCGAGGAGGTCCTGGAGTGGCTTTCGCAGCGCGGTTACGGCGACGTGGAGCTCGTGAAGGCGGCCGAGGAGTCCATCACCTTCTCGCTCCCGAAGGAACTGCGGCGCGACCTGCGCGAGGAGGCGGCGGCGCTGGTCGCGGAGCGTAAGGGGACCTCGGAAGCGTGACTGTCAGTCGTCCGTCGTAACGTAGGGCCATGCAGATCTTCGGCTTGGACATCGGCGGATCCGGGATCAAGGGCGCCCCTGTGGACCTGGACAAAGGCGACCTCACCCAGGAGCGCCACAAGGTGCTCACCCCGCAACCGGCGACGCCCGACGGGGTGGCCGACGGGGTGAAGCAGGTCGTGGACCACTTCGGGTGGACGGGACCGGTCGGCCTGACCTTCCCGGGCGTGGTCACCGGCGGCTCGACGATCCGTACGGCGGCCAATGTCGACAAGAGCTGGATCGACACCGACGCGCGCGCGTTGTTCGGCGAGCGGCTCGGCGGACTCCCGGTGACCGTCGTCAACGACGCGGACGCGGCGGGCGTCGCCGAGATGAACTTCGGCGCGGGCAAGGACCGCAAGGGCACCGTCATTCTCCTCACCTTCGGCACCGGCATCGGCAGCGCGGTCTTCGTCGACGGCGTCCTCGTCCCCAACACCGAGCTGGGCCACCTGGAACTGCACGGCCACGACGCGGAGAAGAAGGCCTCCAGCAAGGCCAGGGAGGACGAGGAGCTCACCTGGGAGCACTGGGCCCACCGCGTCCAGAAGTACCTCGCCCATGTCGAGATGCTCTTTTCGCCCGAGCTGTTCATCATCGGCGGCGGCGTCAGCCGCAAGGCCCAGAAGTTCCTGCCGCACATCGAGGGCATCAAGGCCGAGATCGTCCCGGCGGAGCTCCAGAACAACGCGGGGATCGTGGGGGCGGCGATGCGGGCGGCGCAGGAGTAAGAGGGCCGCGGAGTTGCGGGGGGTGAAGGGGTCAGGAGGGCGGGGGCCCGAGGCCGGTGGCAACGGCAGCACCGCCACACGGGCCCCGACTCGCACCTCCGGCCATCCGTTTCGCCGGTGCCGCCCCGGTTCGCGCCGCTCCCGACCGTGCGGCTGGAGCCGAGCGGCCCGGGAGCCGTCCCTCGTGCCCCGGCCTGCGAGGTCAGCGCGAGCGCCCCCGCACCAGGCGGATCCTGCGGACCAGTGCGATGAGGCCGGCGGCCAGTGTGCCGGCGTAGAGCCAGCCGGCCTGGGTGGCCAGCGCGGTGAACAGGCCCATCAGACGGCCCGAGGTGCCGCCGCCGCTGTCGGCGACCGGGACGAGCCCGACGGCGAAGGCGATCGGAACGATGATCGGGGCGGTCAGCAGATCGCCCCGGCGCATCCAGACCGCCGTCAGCACACTCACCGGCACGAACAGCACGCCGTACACCGTCAGCGACGAGCCGAACAGCAGGGAGACGAGGCAGCCGAGCACGAACATGAGCGCGGTGCAGAACAGGCCTCCGCCGAGCCCGGTGAGTCTGGGGTTGGGCAGCCGTCGCAGCGTCCGGACGACGGGCGGCGGCGGGCGGCGGGCCACCGGCGGCCGGCGCTCGCCGCGGGCCTGCGAGGGTAGCGGCGCTCCTTGGGTCGGGCGTCGCGTTCCGTTGTGCGGGGGGCGGGTCCTGTGTTGCTCCACTGGACCAACCTAGGTCTGTTTATGTGTGGAATCGCTCCTCGGACACGCGGTGGGAAAGACCTTGGCCATGCGTTCGAGAGGCCCGCCGGAGCGGGCTGCGACACGCCGTAGACTGGTGGATCGGCCCCCTGGCCGCCAGTCTCCTCACGTCTCCTCTCACGTACGGGAAGTCGCAACGTGTCGCTCACGATCGGAATCGTCGGTCTGCCGAATGTCGGCAAGTCGACCCTGTTCAACGCCCTGACCAAGAACGACGTGCTGGCGGCCAACTACCCGTTCGCCACGATCGAGCCGAACGTCGGCGTGGTCGGCGTCCCGGACCCGCGCCTTGCGAAACTGGCCGAGATCTTCTCCTCCCAGAAGATCCTTCCGGCGACCGTGGACTTCGTGGACATCGCGGGCATCGTGAAGGGTGCCTCCGAGGGTGAGGGCCTGGGCAACAAGTTCCTGGCGAACATCCGCGAGTCCGACGCGATCTGCCAGGTCATCCGCGCCTTCAAGGACGAGAACGTCGTCCACGTCGACGGCAAGGTCTCGCCCAAGGACGACATCGAGACGATCAACACCGAGCTGATCCTCGCGGACCTCCAGACCATCGAGAAGGTCCTGCCCCGCCTCCAGAAGGAGTCGCGGATCAAGAAGGACGTCGTGGCGAAGGTCGCGGCGGTCGAGGCGGCGAAGGAGATCCTGGAGAAGGGCGACACCCTGTTCTCCGCGGGCATCGTCCAGGGCTCCGGCAACGAGGAGCTCCTGCACGACCTGCACCTGCTGACGACGAAGCCCTTCCTGTACGTCTTCAACGTCGACGAGGACGAACTGGTCGACGAAGGCTTCAAGGACGAGCAGCGCGCCCTGGTCGCCCCCGCCGAGGCGATCTTCCTCAACGCCAAGCTGGAGGCGGACCTCGCCGAGCTCGACGAGGAGGACGCCATGGAGCTCCTGGAGTCGGTCGGTGCCGAGGAGCCGGGCCTCACCACCCTCGCCCGCGTCGGCTTCAACACCCTCGGCCTCCAGACCTACCTCACGGCCGGCCCCAAGGAGTCCCGCGCCTGGACCATCAAGAAGGGCGCCACGGCTCCCGAGGCGGCCGGCGTGATCCACACCGACTTCCAGAAGGGCTTCATCAAGGC
This portion of the Streptomyces canus genome encodes:
- a CDS encoding acyltransferase family protein, whose translation is MPVKNYRTLHGIRGVAALCIVAVHSPRLFGVMPEFLGLAVDLFFVLSGFVLAHAYEDRFRQGMTPLTFLRQRWVRLCPLYAVGLLLGIVRQAMWLYDSPTVAWTWSDLLIALPFAVFMLPAPLSPAFPFNAPMWSIFFELLANLVWAVFWRPLQSVKVLAGAVVVCGGFYSWALMYWETPGLGVAWVNFPGGLARVGYSFAVGLLIYRLRDKVRTPRIPPLVLMGVLPVMAFFRPGLIGALLSVLFVFPLVVLLGARSEPRSGTQRVYESLGKASYCVYVLHHPLAVLLYAVVLQVSGQRLESFAPWGGFVFMAMLVTGGLVLTDKYETPARRWLTRRPKVKGREPLPAPGHVALPGGRAAEDDGVADSAPHGARPHPGP
- a CDS encoding DUF1707 SHOCT-like domain-containing protein yields the protein MDLQKPDLQKHADPAHAVADLRASDADRDRIADILREALAEGRLTADEHAERVEGVLSAKTVGELEVFIRDLPAAHERRAAPAWTPAPNRPTDAIPHDPDDNVVAVLSAAVRKGRWRAGRRIHAYAIFGSVEIDLSEAIFEYRQVVIKAFSLCGSVEVRVPENISLRGTGVGVLGDFQVDTLDSAEQDAPVVYVDGWAVLGSVDAKPKRGRLVADILDRVQRAVDRKVDKSLRKHPDH
- the xseA gene encoding exodeoxyribonuclease VII large subunit, with amino-acid sequence MAVNSTPEAPLPVGEVSRLIGGWIDRLGAVWVEGQITQLSRRPGAGVVFLTLRDPSYDISVSVTCFRQVFDEISDVVSEGARVVVLAKPEWYAPRGQLSLRAAEIRPVGVGELLARLEQLKKSLAAEGLFAPERKKPLPFLPQLIGLVCGRASAAERDVLENARHRWPAVRFEVRNVPVQGVHAVPQVVQAVKELDALDDVDVIIVARGGGSVEDLLPFSDEQLVRAVASCRTPVVSAIGHEPDTPLLDYVADLRASTPTDAAKKVVPDVGEEYERVRALQDRARRCVESFLQREERGLAQALARPSIEDPHRMIDERADHVSSLVDRGRRTLGHLLDRADSELTHTHARVVALSPAATLQRGYAVLQKADGHVVRAPDEVTAEETLRARVAEGEFVVRVDA
- a CDS encoding DUF4245 domain-containing protein, encoding MAGSNGKQKTVRDMILSLGLIGIAAAVIYVFIPHDDSAPDIKTVDYRVELLTARRAASYPVAAPQGLPAGWKATSVRFQGDQFDAWHLGFHAPGGQYVQIEQSTQKPSTFIDEASQGGEATKQTQQIAGRTWTRYTGGRYDALVHTGDGATTVVAGTGSFAQLAEMAKSLKTA
- a CDS encoding malonic semialdehyde reductase; this translates as MSLVLDPAAQDLLFREARTANTFTDEPVTDEQVQAIYDLVKYGPTAFNQSPLRITLVRSAEARERLVQHMAEGNQPKTSTAPLVAILSADNEFHEELPDLFPHFPQAKDVFFSERPAREGAAGLNAALQAAYFIIGIRAAGLAAGPMTGLDFEGVRKEFLDDDHTPLMVVNIGKPGEDAWFPRSPRLPYDEVVTTV
- a CDS encoding 4-hydroxy-3-methylbut-2-enyl diphosphate reductase, producing the protein MGRMTASPGRRVLLAAPRGYCAGVDRAVIAVEKALEQYGAPVYVRHEIVHNKYVVQTLEKKGAVFVERTEEVPPGNIVMFSAHGVAPVVHEEAARGKLATIDATCPLVTKVHKEAVRFANEDYDILLIGHEGHEEVIGTSGEAPDHITLVDGPSDVAKVEVRDESKVVWLSQTTLSVDETMETVDALKEKFPQLISPPSDDICYATQNRQLAVKQMGAEAELVIVVGSRNSSNSKRLVEVAKLAGSREAYLVDYASEIEEAWLEGVTTVGVTSGASVPEVLVEEVLEWLSQRGYGDVELVKAAEESITFSLPKELRRDLREEAAALVAERKGTSEA
- the glpX gene encoding class II fructose-bisphosphatase — protein: MTEHHHLPSELEVPSEAPDRNLALELVRVTEAAAMAAGRWVGRGEKNGADGAAVRAMRSLVSTVSMNGVVVIGEGEKDEAPMLFNGERVGDGTGPECDIAVDPIDGTTLTAKGMPNAIAVLAAADRGSMFDPSAVFYMDKLVTGPEAADFVDINAPVSVNIRRVAKAKRSTPEDVTVVILDRPRHEGIIKEIREAGARIKLISDGDVAGSIYALREGTGVDMLLGIGGTPEGIISACAVKCLGGTIQGKLWPKDDEERARAIDAGHDLDRVLMTDDLVSGENVFFVATGITDGELLRGVRYRSETATTDSIVMRSKSGTVRRIDSEHRLSKLRAYSAIDFDRAK
- a CDS encoding WhiB family transcriptional regulator; translated protein: MLQPPHSSLQVAAVPAQRVPVRDRDQDAPWHTEAVCRRDEAGLFFAPSKEPTAARLSREEAAKRVCARCPVMVECREHALLQPEPYGVWGGLTAAERRVVLARRRRRDLELQKAARAARIAQAG
- a CDS encoding exodeoxyribonuclease VII small subunit; translation: MTSKVAEEALGYEQARDELIEVVRRLEAGGTTLEESLALWERGEELAKVCRRWLDGARARLDAALAEEEEAGAEGDAE